Proteins encoded within one genomic window of Perognathus longimembris pacificus isolate PPM17 chromosome 28, ASM2315922v1, whole genome shotgun sequence:
- the LOC125343949 gene encoding cAMP-regulated phosphoprotein 19-like, whose product MSAEVPEAALAEEQKEMEDKVTSPEKAEETKLKSRYPHLGQKPGGSDFLRKRLQKGQKYFDPGDYNMAKAKMKNKQLPTAAPDKTEVTGDHIPTPQDLPQRKPSLVASKLAG is encoded by the coding sequence ATGTCCGCGGAAGTCCCTGAGGCGGCCTTGGCAGAGgagcagaaggaaatggaagataaAGTGACTAGTCCAGAGAAAGCTGAAGAAACAAAGTTAAAATCAAGATATCCTCACCTGGGACAAAAGCCTGGCGGCTCAGATTTTTTAAGGAAACGATTACAGAAAGGGCAAAAATATTTTGATCCTGGAGATTACAACATGGCTAAAGCAAAGATGAAGAACAAGCAACTGCCCACTGCAGCTCCAGATAAGACAGAGGTCACTGGGGACCACATACCCACTCCACAGGACCTTCCTCAGCGGAAACCATCCCTCGTTGCTAGCAAGCTGGCTGGCTGA